From the Lathyrus oleraceus cultivar Zhongwan6 chromosome 4, CAAS_Psat_ZW6_1.0, whole genome shotgun sequence genome, one window contains:
- the LOC127076363 gene encoding transcription factor MYB26, protein MQPILFLNISQRFKIQLPLSFISPFSNNTKTVDKTLLSSILDVFVISHLFIKLRREKQKQDIIMGHHSCCNKQKVKRGLWSPEEDEKLIKYITTYGHGCWSSVPKLAGLQRCGKSCRLRWINYLRPDLKRGSFSHQEASLIIELHSILGNRWAQIAKHLPGRTDNEVKNFWNSSIKKKILSHDIIPSFTTISDIHTPYNIGFFESFFPNPNLIQNFNHHHHQDNLYLPTSSQNLQDNFHQIDTKVDIHNHLNANFLHIQNPMPQIVQPISNPLPCEDTWPLNCETLHLNHNLLQNQVSKSDVTPLNKLMQQYDHNLVELETFFPKLSDHSFEDYVCSILDSSDSKEHEAPTKFQCYTPSIIYPQDQNVEVIHLDNIDALMSSSFPSSSSQIVTNPIIPLGWEHDHRFKSQLQS, encoded by the exons ATGCAACCTATTCTATTCTTAAACATAAGCCAAAGATTCAAGATACAACTTCCTCTGTCATTTATTTCACCATTTTCAAATAACACCAAAACAGTTGATAAAACATTGTTGTCGTCCATATTGGATGTATTTGTCATTTCACACTTATTCATCAAACTAAGGAGAGAAAAACAAAAACAAGACATCATCATGGGACATCACTCTTGCTGCAACAAACAGAAAGTGAAAAGAGGTTTATGGTCTCCTGAAGAAGATGAAAAACTCATCAAATACATCACTACTTATGGACATGGTTGTTGGAGCTCAGTTCCAAAACTTGCTG GTTTGCAAAGATGTGGAAAGAGTTGCAGATTAAGATGGATCAATTATCTAAGACCTGATTTGAAACGTGGAAGTTTCTCTCATCAAGAAGCTTCACTCATTATAGAACTCCATAGCATTCTAGGAAATAG GTGGGCTCAGATTGCGAAGCATTTACCGGGAAGAACTGATAATGAGGTGAAAAACTTTTGGAATTCAAGCATAAAGAAGAAAATTCTTTCTCATGATATTATTCCATCTTTCACCACAATTTCTGATATTCATACCCCCTACAATATTGGTTTTTTTGAGAGTTTTTTCCCAAACCCTAATTTGATCCAAAACTTCAACCATCATCACCATCAAGATAACCTATACCTTCCAACCTCATCTCAAAATCTACAAGACAATTTCCACCAAATTGACACAAAGGTAGATATCCATAACCATTTGAATGCCAACTTCCTTCACATTCAAAATCCAATGCCACAAATAGTACAACCAATATCTAATCCTTTACCTTGTGAAGATACATGGCCTTTGAATTGTGAAACTCTTCATCTAAATCATAATCTATTACAAAATCAAGTTTCCAAAAGTGATGTCACCCCACTTAACAAGTTAATGCAACAATATGATCACAACTTGGTAGAACTTGAAACCTTTTTTCCTAAACTCAGTGATCATAGTTTTGAGGATTATGTTTGTAGCATCCTAGATTCATCCGATTCCAAGGAACATGAAGCTCCAACAAAATTTCAATGCTACACTCCTAGTATTATTTATCCACAAGATCAAAATGTGGAAGTCATTCATTTGGATAACATTGATGCCCTCATGTCATCATCATTTCCATCCTCAAGCAGCCAAATAGTCACAAACCCTATTATTCCTTTAGGATGGGAGCATGATCATCGTTTTAAATCGCAGTTGCAGTCGTAG